In the genome of Pelobacter seleniigenes DSM 18267, one region contains:
- the kduI gene encoding 5-dehydro-4-deoxy-D-glucuronate isomerase — protein MDVRHPIHPDHSKTFSTDQLRREYLISQLFTPGQLNLTYSHFDRIIVGGIMPTLTPLALEGGKILGADSFFERREGGVINIGAPGTVIIDGTEYPLGRHDGLYIGKGAMAVSFASADSATPAKFYFLSGPAHQTYPHRRVTRDDARQVHLGSLAESNERTIYQYLHPEVLDSCQLCMGMTVLEPNCVWNTMPTHTHERRMEVYLYFDMDPEALVFHLMGPPDETRHLVMRNEEAVISPSWSIHSGVGTRNYTFIWGMVGENQTFTDMDPVAMQDLK, from the coding sequence ATGGACGTTAGACACCCGATCCACCCCGACCACAGCAAAACCTTTAGCACCGACCAACTGCGCCGGGAATACCTGATTTCCCAGCTTTTCACCCCGGGACAACTGAACCTGACCTACAGTCATTTCGACAGGATTATTGTCGGCGGGATCATGCCGACGCTCACCCCTCTGGCTTTGGAAGGGGGGAAAATCCTCGGTGCTGATTCCTTTTTCGAACGCCGCGAAGGCGGTGTCATCAACATCGGCGCGCCGGGCACGGTGATCATCGACGGAACCGAGTATCCCCTCGGCCGGCACGACGGGCTGTATATCGGCAAAGGCGCTATGGCGGTCTCCTTTGCCAGCGCTGACAGCGCCACGCCGGCCAAATTCTACTTCCTGTCCGGCCCGGCTCATCAGACTTACCCCCATCGGCGGGTGACCCGGGACGATGCCCGCCAGGTTCATCTCGGCAGCTTGGCGGAATCGAACGAGCGCACCATCTACCAGTATCTGCACCCGGAAGTCCTGGACAGCTGCCAGCTCTGCATGGGGATGACGGTCCTGGAACCGAACTGTGTCTGGAATACCATGCCGACCCACACCCATGAACGGCGCATGGAGGTGTACCTCTATTTCGATATGGATCCAGAAGCGCTGGTCTTTCACTTGATGGGGCCGCCGGACGAAACCCGCCACCTGGTCATGCGCAACGAGGAAGCCGTCATTTCGCCCAGTTGGTCGATCCACAGCGGGGTCGGAACCAGGAACTATACCTTCATTTGGGGGATGGTGGGAGAGAACCAGACCTTTACCGACATGGACCCCGTGGCCATGCAGGATCTCAAGTAA
- a CDS encoding radical SAM protein, with the protein MKPMPKNKADEKTYAGFEQGPIRPPSEAASLLLRVTRNCPWNRCTFCPVYKGEKFSLRPLPHILLDIDTVATQLERIEEYQQRYGPVTYRELGRLADDLDEATEMALYAAHNWLAGGKKSIFLQDANSLVAKPDDIVQILEHIRASFPWPKRITTYARAQTIDRIEAADLERFAAAGLNRIHIGLESGADEVLEMVQKGTTQAQHVRAGLKVKAAGMELSEYVMPGLGGRRLSREHAMATAAAINQINPDYIRLRTLAIPNHTELYEAWQSGRFDKLTDLEVAEELLLFLRQLEGVTSFLRSDHILNLFQEIEGQLPQDQAVMAGVIENFLQLPAEERLRYQLGRRLGLLGRVNDLELPGRRERIDLACSQFGVTLDNLDEKLDELMKRFI; encoded by the coding sequence ATGAAGCCTATGCCAAAAAATAAAGCCGATGAAAAGACCTATGCCGGGTTCGAGCAAGGCCCGATCCGTCCGCCGAGCGAGGCCGCCAGCCTGTTGCTGCGGGTGACCCGCAATTGCCCATGGAACCGTTGCACCTTCTGCCCGGTTTACAAAGGGGAAAAATTCTCCCTGCGGCCGCTGCCCCATATCCTGCTCGACATCGATACGGTGGCAACCCAGTTGGAACGGATCGAGGAGTATCAACAGCGCTACGGGCCGGTGACCTATCGTGAGTTGGGCCGGCTTGCGGATGACCTTGACGAAGCCACGGAAATGGCTCTGTATGCGGCGCATAACTGGCTTGCCGGCGGGAAAAAGTCGATTTTCCTGCAGGATGCCAACAGCCTGGTGGCCAAGCCCGATGATATCGTGCAAATTCTCGAGCATATCCGCGCCAGTTTCCCCTGGCCGAAGCGGATTACCACCTATGCCCGGGCCCAGACCATCGATCGGATTGAGGCCGCCGATCTGGAGCGGTTTGCTGCTGCCGGGTTGAACCGGATCCATATCGGTCTTGAATCGGGCGCGGATGAAGTGCTGGAAATGGTTCAGAAGGGGACCACTCAGGCTCAGCATGTGCGGGCCGGGCTCAAGGTGAAGGCCGCCGGGATGGAGCTTTCCGAATATGTCATGCCCGGATTGGGCGGGCGCAGGCTGTCACGGGAACACGCCATGGCCACGGCCGCCGCGATCAATCAGATCAACCCTGACTATATCCGCCTGCGGACCCTGGCTATTCCCAACCATACCGAACTGTATGAGGCCTGGCAAAGCGGTCGCTTCGACAAATTGACCGATTTGGAAGTGGCGGAGGAGTTACTGCTGTTCCTGAGACAGTTAGAGGGGGTGACCAGCTTCCTGCGCAGTGATCATATCCTCAACCTGTTTCAGGAGATCGAAGGGCAATTGCCGCAGGACCAGGCGGTAATGGCAGGGGTGATCGAAAATTTCCTGCAGCTGCCGGCCGAAGAGCGTCTGCGCTATCAGCTGGGACGGCGACTGGGGTTGCTCGGCCGGGTCAATGATCTGGAATTACCGGGCCGGCGTGAACGCATTGACCTGGCCTGCAGCCAGTTCGGGGTGACCCTGGACAATCTGGATGAAAAACTTGATGAGCTGATGAAGCGGTTCATCTGA
- a CDS encoding 4Fe-4S dicluster domain-containing protein: MAHHTLKSGYSRLAERLNRYPQGAPPSQLLFKILSLLFSEKEAELVALLPIKPVTAAQASRVWKISETESRKVLEELAGRAILVDMELNGRQVYVLPPPMAGFFEFSLMRTRGDIDQKLLSELFYQYMNVEEDFIRELFTKGETQLGQTFIHEPVLSSADALHVLDYERASEVIKTASHIGIGTCYCRHKMHHLDRACAAPMEICMSLNSAASSLIKHGHARQVEVAEGLDLLQQAYEHNLVQFGENVREDVNFICNCCGCCCEAMIAARRFTILNPVHTTNFIPQIKQSDCNGCGKCVTICPVEALGLTSANDPQQLTRKHASLIEERCLGCGLCVRNCPQQVISMKARPERVLTPLNGVHRAVVMAVERDKLQNLIFDNQALLSHRALAAVLGAILRLPPVKRVMASKQMKSRYLEKLVQRVGL; this comes from the coding sequence ATGGCCCATCACACCCTGAAATCCGGCTATTCACGCCTGGCCGAACGGTTGAACCGCTACCCGCAGGGGGCGCCGCCTTCGCAGCTGCTGTTCAAAATCCTCTCCCTGTTATTCAGCGAAAAAGAAGCCGAGCTGGTCGCCCTGTTGCCGATCAAACCGGTGACCGCGGCCCAGGCCAGCCGGGTCTGGAAGATCAGTGAAACGGAAAGCCGCAAGGTTCTGGAAGAGCTGGCCGGACGGGCGATTCTGGTAGATATGGAACTGAATGGCCGGCAGGTCTATGTGCTGCCGCCGCCGATGGCCGGTTTTTTCGAATTTTCGCTGATGCGGACCCGCGGCGATATCGATCAGAAGCTGCTCAGCGAGCTGTTTTATCAGTATATGAATGTGGAAGAGGACTTTATCCGCGAACTCTTTACCAAAGGGGAAACCCAACTCGGGCAGACCTTTATCCATGAACCGGTGCTGAGCAGCGCAGACGCTTTGCACGTTTTGGATTATGAACGCGCCAGCGAAGTGATCAAAACGGCCAGTCATATCGGCATCGGCACCTGCTACTGCCGCCACAAGATGCACCACCTGGACCGGGCCTGCGCGGCGCCCATGGAGATCTGCATGTCCCTCAACAGTGCCGCATCTTCGCTGATCAAACACGGTCATGCCCGCCAGGTCGAGGTCGCCGAAGGGCTTGACCTGCTCCAGCAGGCCTATGAACACAACCTGGTCCAGTTCGGGGAGAATGTCCGCGAAGACGTCAACTTCATCTGCAATTGCTGCGGCTGTTGTTGCGAAGCCATGATCGCGGCCCGCCGCTTTACCATCCTCAACCCGGTTCACACCACCAACTTCATCCCGCAGATCAAGCAGAGCGACTGTAACGGCTGCGGCAAATGCGTCACCATCTGTCCGGTCGAGGCCCTGGGGCTGACTTCGGCCAACGATCCGCAGCAACTGACCCGCAAGCATGCCTCGCTGATCGAAGAGCGCTGCCTCGGCTGCGGGCTCTGTGTCCGCAACTGCCCGCAGCAGGTCATCAGTATGAAAGCACGTCCCGAGCGGGTCCTGACCCCGCTTAACGGAGTCCACCGCGCCGTGGTCATGGCGGTGGAGCGTGACAAACTGCAAAACCTGATCTTCGATAATCAGGCCTTGCTCAGTCACCGCGCCCTGGCTGCCGTGCTGGGCGCGATCCTGCGCCTGCCGCCGGTCAAACGGGTGATGGCGAGCAAACAGATGAAATCGCGCTATCTGGAAAAACTGGTTCAGCGGGTGGGTCTGTAA
- a CDS encoding thioesterase family protein, whose translation MKGTLTPGTKHTHSYVVPQNKTVPFVFEEAELFQQMPQVFATAFMVGLMEWACMETMKPHMDEGEISLGVDICVSHLAATPPGMTVEVEATCLAVEGAKTKWSLVARDEQDIIGKGTHERFTIKAEKFAKIVEKKSAG comes from the coding sequence ATGAAAGGAACCTTAACCCCTGGAACCAAGCATACCCACAGCTATGTGGTCCCACAGAACAAAACCGTCCCCTTTGTTTTTGAAGAAGCCGAGCTGTTCCAACAAATGCCGCAGGTCTTTGCCACAGCTTTTATGGTCGGGCTGATGGAATGGGCCTGTATGGAGACCATGAAGCCCCATATGGACGAGGGTGAAATCAGTCTCGGCGTCGATATCTGCGTCTCCCACCTGGCTGCTACGCCGCCGGGCATGACTGTCGAAGTCGAAGCAACCTGCCTAGCCGTGGAAGGTGCAAAAACTAAATGGAGCCTGGTCGCCAGGGACGAACAGGACATCATCGGCAAGGGGACTCACGAACGCTTTACCATCAAAGCGGAAAAATTTGCTAAAATAGTCGAAAAGAAATCGGCCGGATAG
- a CDS encoding transglycosylase domain-containing protein, producing MIRRCWKNLWRKKVILPLLVVFMVVGSVATLLGMRPLPEDLEQAVALTRKNTYLDRSGRPLNVTYENGWNMYDRVRLHDVPELLQQAFLCSEDKRFFSHSGIDWLARLNAVRQNLLAGRVVRGASTISEQVVRMLHPRPRTFWARWLEGFEALSLEQRFSKPEILEFYLNQVPYQAKRRGIVQAAHYYFDRDLSTLDGKEMLALAVLVRAPHWFDPQVRPANLERAITDLAGRMFPAGARDLLEQQLTVKRTASIQDMSHFIRYAEAAESVSPQPGAAIDTTIDLDLQSRIQQILDVRLERLQARNVHNGAVLVIDHQSNEILAWVDGYAGKKNKKFNEIDAVTTPRQPGSALKPLLYANALVKGWTAATILDDSPLEESVGLGMHTYHNYSRDHYGPISLREALGNSLNIPAVRAIQYVGPAEFLGFLHRLGVTSLAGHPNVYGDGLALGNGELTLYELVQAYTVLARMGDYKPLTFSADAALHNGSRRVLSEDVASLVADILSDPAAREKEFGRDSILNFPYQTAVKTGTSSDYRDAWAVGFNDRFTVGIWVGNLDYAPMHEVTGSTGAVLVLRSVFNELNRNREPRALYFSPNLVKQQVCIASGLPATEQCDARDEWFVPGTTPTGLERATDELRIRKPSNGLLLARDPRIPDDAEYFEFALTDVPGVRKVRWYVNDRLVGEGPQRTFAWPLRKGSFRTRAEVFMNSMAAPVWTDEVVYTVN from the coding sequence GTGATACGACGCTGCTGGAAAAACCTCTGGCGGAAAAAGGTTATTCTGCCGCTGTTGGTTGTTTTCATGGTGGTCGGCAGTGTTGCGACCCTGCTGGGAATGCGCCCCCTGCCCGAGGACCTGGAACAGGCGGTGGCGCTGACCCGGAAAAATACCTATCTGGATCGTTCCGGCCGGCCCCTGAATGTCACCTATGAGAACGGCTGGAATATGTATGACCGGGTCCGTCTGCACGATGTTCCCGAACTTTTGCAGCAGGCTTTTTTATGTTCCGAAGACAAGCGTTTTTTCTCCCACTCCGGCATTGACTGGCTGGCGCGCCTGAATGCCGTGCGCCAGAACCTGCTGGCCGGCCGGGTGGTACGGGGAGCCAGCACCATCTCCGAACAGGTCGTGCGGATGCTCCATCCGCGGCCGCGGACCTTTTGGGCACGCTGGCTGGAGGGATTTGAAGCTCTTTCCCTGGAACAGCGCTTTTCCAAACCGGAGATCCTGGAATTCTACCTGAACCAGGTGCCGTATCAGGCCAAACGGCGGGGCATTGTCCAGGCCGCCCATTACTATTTCGACCGTGACCTCTCCACTCTGGACGGCAAGGAAATGCTCGCCCTCGCGGTTCTGGTCAGGGCGCCGCACTGGTTTGATCCGCAGGTTCGTCCGGCCAATCTGGAACGGGCCATCACCGACCTGGCCGGACGCATGTTCCCGGCCGGGGCCCGGGATCTGCTCGAGCAGCAGCTGACGGTCAAACGCACCGCTAGCATTCAGGACATGTCCCACTTTATCCGCTATGCGGAAGCGGCCGAGAGCGTTTCGCCCCAACCCGGCGCGGCCATCGACACCACTATCGATCTGGACCTGCAGAGCCGCATTCAGCAGATCCTCGATGTCCGCCTGGAGCGCCTGCAGGCCCGCAATGTCCACAACGGTGCGGTTCTGGTGATTGATCACCAAAGCAATGAAATCCTTGCCTGGGTGGACGGCTATGCCGGAAAAAAGAATAAAAAATTCAATGAGATCGATGCCGTCACCACGCCCCGCCAGCCGGGTTCGGCACTCAAGCCCCTGCTTTACGCCAATGCTCTGGTGAAGGGCTGGACCGCGGCGACCATACTGGATGACAGCCCGCTGGAAGAGAGTGTCGGGCTGGGCATGCACACCTACCACAACTACAGCCGCGACCATTACGGCCCCATCTCCCTGCGCGAAGCTCTGGGCAATTCCCTGAATATCCCGGCGGTGAGGGCCATTCAGTATGTTGGTCCGGCTGAATTCCTCGGTTTTCTGCATCGGCTGGGGGTGACCAGCCTGGCCGGTCATCCCAATGTCTACGGGGACGGGCTGGCCCTGGGCAACGGCGAACTCACCCTTTACGAATTGGTCCAGGCCTACACGGTGCTGGCGCGGATGGGGGATTACAAACCTTTGACCTTCAGTGCCGACGCAGCGCTGCACAATGGCAGCCGCCGGGTGCTGTCAGAAGACGTTGCCAGCCTGGTGGCCGATATCCTCTCCGATCCGGCGGCCCGGGAAAAAGAGTTCGGCCGCGATTCGATCCTCAACTTCCCCTACCAGACCGCAGTCAAGACCGGCACCTCCAGCGACTATCGGGATGCCTGGGCGGTCGGCTTCAATGATCGTTTTACCGTCGGCATCTGGGTCGGCAACCTCGATTACGCCCCGATGCATGAAGTCACCGGCTCGACCGGCGCGGTGCTGGTGCTGCGCTCGGTGTTCAACGAACTGAACCGGAACCGTGAACCGCGGGCGCTCTATTTCAGCCCCAACCTGGTCAAGCAGCAGGTCTGTATCGCTTCCGGATTACCTGCGACTGAGCAGTGCGATGCCCGTGATGAATGGTTTGTCCCCGGCACCACGCCGACCGGCCTGGAGCGGGCGACGGATGAATTGCGCATCCGCAAACCGAGTAACGGGCTGCTGCTGGCCCGGGATCCGCGGATTCCCGATGACGCGGAATATTTTGAATTCGCCCTGACCGATGTCCCGGGCGTGCGCAAGGTCCGCTGGTACGTCAATGACCGGCTGGTCGGCGAAGGCCCGCAACGCACCTTTGCCTGGCCGTTGCGCAAAGGGAGCTTCCGCACCAGGGCAGAAGTTTTTATGAACAGCATGGCAGCGCCGGTCTGGACCGACGAGGTTGTTTATACCGTCAATTAG
- a CDS encoding TRAP transporter large permease — protein sequence MTLLLLSLTVLLLLGIPIAYALGLSGYIYFLVDQPLLLAILPQRLYSGMESYSMIALPLFCLMGYLMNAGGITARLIDFSLLFVGRFRGGLGLVNVLSSMIFGGISGSSVSDTASVGAILIPEMQKKGYSVEYSSGITVASSTMGMIIPPSVPMIIYALAAEQSVGRLFLASAIPGILIGILMLVITLVISYRKKLPREAAQLSTTEKKKCLQRAILALIMPIFVIGSIVLGVATATEAAAIGVLYSLLVGFFVFKTLRLRDIPELAQKAIITSANVMIIIAFSKLYIWILALERVPQMLANGVMNLGLPTSAVFIAVILIILVCGTFIDVSPAILLLTPVFLPLVAAFGMDGIQFGVILITGLAVGLVTPPVGMCLNVASAISKLEIGAIFTAALPFLAANLLTLLLIAFVPALTHWLPSLLMP from the coding sequence ATGACTCTGCTGCTCCTCTCCCTGACCGTGCTGTTGCTCCTGGGGATTCCCATTGCCTATGCCCTGGGCCTGTCCGGATACATCTATTTCCTGGTCGACCAGCCGCTGCTCCTTGCCATCCTCCCGCAGCGCCTTTATTCGGGGATGGAATCCTATTCGATGATCGCCCTGCCGCTGTTCTGCCTGATGGGCTACCTGATGAACGCCGGCGGCATCACCGCCCGGCTGATTGATTTTTCCCTGCTGTTCGTGGGTCGTTTCCGCGGCGGCCTGGGCCTGGTCAACGTGTTGTCGAGTATGATTTTCGGTGGGATTTCCGGCTCTTCGGTCTCCGACACAGCCTCGGTCGGGGCGATCCTGATCCCGGAGATGCAGAAAAAAGGCTACAGCGTTGAATATTCCAGCGGCATCACCGTGGCCTCCTCGACCATGGGGATGATCATCCCACCCAGCGTGCCGATGATCATCTATGCGCTGGCCGCGGAACAATCCGTCGGCCGACTGTTTCTGGCCAGTGCCATTCCCGGAATCCTCATCGGCATCTTGATGCTGGTCATCACTTTGGTCATCTCCTATCGTAAAAAACTGCCCCGCGAAGCAGCCCAGCTCTCCACGACAGAAAAGAAAAAGTGCCTGCAGCGGGCGATTCTGGCCCTGATCATGCCGATTTTCGTTATCGGTTCCATTGTTCTGGGGGTCGCAACCGCGACCGAAGCCGCTGCCATCGGCGTGCTCTATTCCCTGCTGGTCGGGTTCTTTGTCTTTAAAACCCTGCGCCTGCGCGACATCCCGGAGCTGGCGCAAAAGGCGATCATCACCAGCGCCAACGTCATGATCATCATTGCCTTTTCCAAACTTTATATCTGGATTCTGGCCCTGGAACGGGTTCCGCAGATGCTGGCCAACGGGGTGATGAACCTGGGGCTGCCGACCTCTGCCGTGTTTATCGCCGTGATCCTGATCATTCTGGTCTGCGGCACCTTTATCGACGTTTCCCCGGCCATCTTATTGCTCACCCCGGTCTTTCTGCCGCTGGTCGCTGCCTTTGGCATGGACGGCATTCAGTTCGGGGTTATTCTGATCACCGGCCTGGCGGTGGGTCTGGTGACTCCGCCGGTCGGCATGTGCCTGAATGTGGCCTCGGCCATTTCCAAGCTGGAAATAGGGGCGATCTTCACCGCCGCGCTGCCGTTTCTGGCCGCCAATCTGCTCACCCTGTTACTGATCGCTTTTGTACCGGCGTTAACGCACTGGCTGCCGTCACTGTTAATGCCGTAA
- a CDS encoding TRAP transporter small permease: MTSFKTIIQRSQSGLAVLLEKAVTVCFAVIFVLTILLVMLRYLFNSSISGGHELIGYLFIYTTSLGAAVSICRNEHIRIAYFVDLLPPFLHKLSRILGAVLVAAINLIIAYLSLSWLSQIGDSPSPVLRIPMWVVEVSVPIGCLFAVLFCLSAIIRELLGKEGDDSA, from the coding sequence ATGACATCATTCAAAACAATCATCCAACGCAGTCAGTCCGGGCTGGCCGTGCTGCTGGAAAAAGCGGTCACGGTATGTTTTGCGGTTATCTTCGTGCTGACCATCCTGCTGGTCATGCTGCGCTATCTGTTCAACTCGTCCATCAGCGGTGGCCATGAACTGATCGGCTATCTGTTCATCTATACGACCTCCCTCGGTGCGGCGGTCTCCATCTGCCGCAACGAACATATCCGGATCGCCTACTTTGTCGATCTGCTGCCACCGTTTCTGCACAAACTGAGCAGGATCCTGGGAGCTGTCCTGGTCGCGGCTATCAACCTGATTATCGCTTACCTGAGCCTGTCCTGGCTCAGTCAGATCGGCGATTCCCCGTCGCCGGTGCTGAGAATCCCCATGTGGGTGGTCGAAGTCTCGGTGCCCATCGGCTGCCTGTTCGCAGTACTGTTCTGCCTCAGCGCGATTATCCGGGAATTGCTTGGCAAGGAAGGGGACGATTCAGCATGA
- a CDS encoding outer membrane beta-barrel protein yields the protein MRLLTMLAAVLCGLTLMVLPGIAVAGDYEVTPLIGYAFGGGFENAENGDSLDLGDGGNFGLILGMADKTRSGAFYELFYSHQETHLNGDGVVFAGEPRMDIKIDYLHLGGSYYPTATEQQRLLPFVSGGLGLTYLSPEQGDSETRFSLSLGGGLRLQLSEHLGLRLEGRGFGTLFNGSGSVFCESGNACRIQVKGDLFWQFNLLAGVVVSF from the coding sequence ATGCGCCTACTGACAATGCTTGCTGCTGTTCTCTGTGGATTGACGTTGATGGTTTTGCCGGGAATCGCGGTGGCAGGTGACTACGAGGTGACCCCGCTGATCGGTTACGCATTTGGCGGTGGTTTTGAGAACGCAGAGAACGGCGACTCCCTCGATCTGGGCGATGGGGGGAATTTCGGACTTATCCTGGGCATGGCTGACAAAACCAGAAGCGGGGCTTTTTACGAACTGTTCTATAGCCACCAGGAGACACACCTCAACGGGGATGGGGTGGTGTTCGCCGGTGAGCCGCGCATGGACATCAAGATTGATTATCTCCATCTCGGCGGGTCTTATTATCCAACCGCAACGGAACAACAACGATTGCTGCCTTTTGTGTCCGGGGGGCTTGGTCTCACTTATCTGAGTCCTGAACAGGGGGACTCGGAAACAAGGTTTTCTCTCAGCCTCGGCGGCGGGTTGCGCTTGCAGCTGTCAGAGCATCTGGGCCTGCGGCTGGAAGGACGTGGTTTCGGCACCCTGTTCAACGGCAGCGGCTCGGTCTTTTGTGAATCCGGCAATGCCTGCCGGATTCAGGTGAAAGGGGATTTGTTCTGGCAGTTCAATCTGCTGGCCGGAGTTGTCGTCAGTTTCTAA
- a CDS encoding TRAP transporter substrate-binding protein, which yields MKKLTITMVMFLFAVGLGLGVSTPKAAAATYLFKYANTQSASHPRSKSMEFFKTELEKASGGRIAVELYFGGVLGKEADTLDMVKMGAIQGVRGGLFERANKQYLIYTLPFMFENTAQVLAAMNSPIGQKINEGALQNGYYIPATGVAGGFRNITNSKRPIATLADIKGLKMRTPPIDMTIKTFRALGANPQQVPYTETYMALKTGVVDGQENPFSNIVDMKFYEAQKYLSVVNWQVHPDPFYVNLAWYKALPADLQTIFDQVAKETIKRSNDLWLGSEDGFFQILQKELAVNTLTPQARAEFREAVKPVWQGYVDDGFFTWDDINQVKKFAE from the coding sequence ATGAAAAAGCTGACTATCACCATGGTCATGTTCCTGTTCGCCGTCGGGCTCGGTTTGGGCGTCAGCACTCCAAAAGCTGCAGCCGCAACCTATCTGTTTAAGTATGCCAACACCCAGTCCGCCAGCCATCCCCGCAGCAAATCGATGGAATTTTTCAAAACGGAACTGGAAAAGGCTTCGGGTGGGCGGATTGCTGTTGAACTCTATTTTGGTGGTGTTCTGGGCAAAGAGGCCGACACCCTCGACATGGTGAAAATGGGAGCGATTCAAGGTGTCCGCGGCGGCTTGTTTGAAAGAGCGAACAAGCAGTACCTGATCTACACCCTGCCCTTTATGTTTGAAAACACCGCTCAGGTTCTCGCTGCCATGAACAGCCCGATCGGTCAGAAAATCAATGAAGGGGCATTGCAAAACGGTTATTACATCCCCGCCACCGGTGTCGCCGGGGGCTTCCGCAATATCACCAACAGCAAGCGGCCCATCGCCACTCTGGCGGATATCAAGGGTTTGAAAATGAGAACGCCGCCCATCGATATGACCATCAAAACCTTCCGTGCCCTGGGCGCCAACCCGCAGCAAGTCCCCTATACGGAAACCTATATGGCCCTCAAAACCGGAGTTGTCGATGGCCAGGAGAACCCGTTTTCCAATATTGTCGATATGAAATTTTATGAAGCGCAGAAATACCTGTCCGTGGTGAATTGGCAGGTTCATCCCGACCCGTTCTACGTCAACCTGGCCTGGTATAAAGCCCTGCCCGCCGATCTGCAGACAATTTTTGACCAAGTCGCCAAAGAAACCATCAAACGGTCGAATGACCTCTGGCTCGGTTCCGAGGATGGATTTTTCCAGATTCTGCAGAAGGAACTGGCCGTAAACACCCTGACGCCCCAAGCCCGGGCGGAATTCCGGGAAGCCGTAAAACCGGTCTGGCAAGGCTATGTCGATGATGGTTTCTTCACCTGGGACGACATCAATCAGGTGAAGAAGTTTGCCGAATAA
- a CDS encoding IclR family transcriptional regulator — protein MAPSYIIPALARSFEVIDYISKAPQGVTFSEIVNYLQAPKASIYRILHTLESASWVARQGDKYHLDYMFIHYGMLTLSRRDLPKVAGPYLQQLTKELGETTHLAVLSGKQSMLAAVCESQHHIKLSSPVGTLLPLNCTSHGKIFLAWAVTTPLEAFLKDVELVSRTTHSLTTVDALKEEISRIRQQGYALDNLEFFDDIRCCAAPVFDGTGRCVGAIGTTATAVRFPLSAVAQISAKVKSTAAAISEAMGKKNS, from the coding sequence GTGGCACCGTCATACATCATTCCCGCCCTGGCACGGTCATTTGAAGTCATCGATTACATTTCCAAGGCTCCGCAGGGGGTGACGTTCAGCGAGATCGTCAACTACCTGCAAGCGCCGAAAGCCTCTATTTACCGGATACTGCACACCCTGGAGAGCGCCTCCTGGGTGGCTCGGCAGGGGGATAAATACCATCTCGACTACATGTTTATCCATTACGGAATGCTGACCCTGTCGCGTCGTGACCTACCCAAGGTGGCCGGCCCGTACCTGCAGCAGCTGACCAAGGAACTAGGCGAAACCACCCACCTGGCCGTCCTGTCCGGCAAGCAGAGCATGCTCGCCGCGGTCTGCGAAAGCCAGCATCATATCAAGCTATCCTCCCCGGTCGGCACCCTACTGCCCCTCAACTGCACCAGCCATGGCAAAATTTTCTTGGCCTGGGCGGTCACCACTCCGCTCGAAGCCTTCCTTAAAGATGTCGAGCTGGTGTCTAGAACGACCCACTCGCTGACCACGGTGGACGCGCTGAAGGAAGAGATTTCCCGAATCCGGCAGCAGGGCTATGCCCTGGACAATCTGGAATTTTTCGACGATATCCGCTGTTGCGCGGCGCCGGTCTTTGACGGTACCGGTCGTTGCGTCGGCGCCATCGGCACCACGGCAACGGCGGTGCGCTTCCCCTTGAGTGCGGTGGCGCAGATCTCCGCCAAGGTTAAAAGCACGGCAGCAGCCATCTCCGAAGCCATGGGCAAAAAAAACTCTTGA
- a CDS encoding rhodanese-like domain-containing protein, whose protein sequence is MVHKSRLTSILITNLLLFIALPAAAAKIPAQPEDVPRISVTDLQQMQAAEQVIIIDTRTEGQWQQAKDKIPGAIRLSSQSDLARLQETLTPDTALVTYCT, encoded by the coding sequence ATGGTTCATAAATCACGACTTACCTCAATATTGATAACGAATCTCCTTCTCTTTATTGCTCTACCCGCTGCTGCGGCAAAAATCCCGGCACAACCGGAGGATGTTCCCCGCATCAGCGTGACGGATCTGCAGCAGATGCAAGCGGCGGAACAGGTGATCATCATCGATACCCGGACTGAAGGGCAGTGGCAGCAGGCCAAGGATAAAATCCCCGGCGCCATCCGCCTGTCCAGCCAAAGCGACCTGGCCCGCCTGCAAGAGACCCTGACACCGGACACCGCCCTGGTCACTTACTGCACCTGA